Genomic segment of Porites lutea chromosome 13, jaPorLute2.1, whole genome shotgun sequence:
GTATGAATTGTGGGATATCTATTGgtatgaaaatattcttgttttgaattgaaatttgtaataTTGTTGTTTTAGATACCAAATCATGAGAGACTGTTGGAATCCTAATCCTAAAGCAAGACCGACTTTTGATGATCTGGTGACCCGACTTGAGAATATGGCTGTCTCTTCctaatattatttttggttTAGATACCAAATGATTTTAGACCATATTGTAATCCAACTCTAGTGGCAAGGCTGATTTGTAATGATCGATTATTTCCCGGCTAGGAAAGACGAATAACATTTCCTAATGTATCGTGTTGATCAAAAGGGATACTGGTGGCTGCCGTTGTTTTATTATACGCGAATGTGAGAAACGGCTACTTCCGGAACGACAtatattgctttttaaaaaagtggacATAATTCTTGGGGTGCTTTTGCACATCCGTTCACATTTAGGTTAAGTGATTCTTTGTCCATGTCATCGCTACCGGCTTATGTTTTTAAAGTTgctaagaatttttttcctatCTCATGAAATTTACTATATATAAAGAGTATcttgcaaatttgtttttaagacaagagagaaaacaaaatctaaaaaagTAGCTAGAAACCCATTTACCGATCACCATTTAAATAGCGTTTGCTTTAAACTTTCGGCGCTCAAGTTTTAGTTTGAGAAGCATCAAAAACTTCGACACTAGTGTTTCCTTTGgcgaaaaagaaattaaaatgaatttccTTCAAAAAGGAAACGGCAAAGGTGAGGAACAATCAAGAGAGAAAAACCTGATACGTGTATTATAATGTTACGTTATCTGTTGTCCAGAATACATGAAGTGggcttggaaaaaaaaggaaaagaaaaacgatgCACAGGCGCCGATTTTTATTAGACCTCGCCATAAAGAAATACTCTGCATAAAACAAGGTTTCGAGTGTTTGATAGTATCTCAAATGATTATTAGCTCTTTCTTATTTAGCCAAAACTAAAGTTTGTCTCATCGCCACTGGGTCCCGCTTACGAAATGCAAACCTTCGTTACGGTTTTTGGTTTGAGCTTCACCTTTAATGGCTAATTTATTCTATTTAAACCCCTTAAACTGTGTATATTTGGAAAATTCAGTTATTTTGTCCAAAGCTGagcgattaaaaaaaaaagaagaagaccgCTACTAAACCATGTAAGCCGATAGGTTTTTAGTACATTGTAGGCATTATAGAGAATGGGTAAAGACACAGCAAGACAGAGAGACAggatagaaagaaagaaaacaaaggaagcgaagtcttaaaagaaaagaacgcTGAGCCAGTCATAACTGATGTTCAGTAATTAACCGGAAAATTAGGGTATACAACAGAAAACTTTAGAACATTAAAAATGTATGTTTTTGgatttgttcgtttgtttgttttttaatctatgtttatttatttgtgtttatttattttctctagACTCATTTGATCCTCAGGTAAGTGTGAGAGGtaccgtaatgattcgatttagcgcccgGGCGCTCATTTGCTTTTGGCATCTCAAGGTAGGGCGCTTATTCGGGACAAGGTgctaatttcttttttgagaagTAAGCgaatgttcaaaacaaaactttaatattTACTAATGAGTTCATCTATTCGACGTCGATAGCGTGAGTGTCACTCTCATCAATTACTAGCCGAGCAGTCGCCACCAAATTTGAAGAAGCGATCATTCCTTTCAAGAATTTATGAACTCATATGGACATAATAGTTGAGAAACTCAGACGAAAACCATTGTTTTTGTAATGTGGCATTACCGTTCGTTTGTGAGCAATTAAAGGAAGATGAACCTCAGTTTATACGTACCCGTACTCTAATATTATAATTTTAGAATAGGAGTGCTTTTTGGAATGGGGCGCTTAATGGAATACGGGTGCTTATTAACAAAAACATATTCGAAGAGGGGGGCTTATTGGAAAGGGTGCGGTTATTGGAAAgagggcgctaaatcgaatcattacgggTATTCTCGAACGAAAACATGACCGTGATAAGAGGATTTCAATGGGGTTTACCTTCAGCCGTCAAATGGCCTAAGAATTAACCGTCAACCGTTTATTTAACCATCAGCCGTCAAAAATATAGGTTTAGATTAACCGTGAAGAAGTTTCAAGGTTTTTTAAACCTCACTAGTGTTCCAGCTGATCTTCACGGCATTCGGGCTCCTGAAGAATTTCTAAAATGGAAAAACCAATTCCCGTTTTCTCAAAAACACACTTTCTAGACATCACAATACCTTACTGACCTGTTCAGttatatctgaaaatattttgaaaatttataagtgaaaggccaagacaacctccaaaacacaacaGTAAATATTAAATCCGACAGAAGTTAATATTTACTAAATTTCCACTTAATAACCGTCAAGCGTCAAAAGTTCTAAAATATAACCGGCAGcagtcaaaaattgaaaaaaaaaaaaattaactgtctAGGCTACCACTCTATTGAGACCCTCTGACAGGAACCTACATTGTAGGCCCATTGATGATCTCGTTTGTCATGAAATGGGGGACCATGATCCACCTAaagaattatattttatttcccAAAGCAACAAAGACCCCGGCTTTGTAGTGTTGACTATTCGTGTTACAATTAATTGATGACATTCCAAAGCAAGACCATACAGAGACTGAAATACAATGGGTAGGAAGGCAGGTATTGAATCCACGTCCTTTAGCATGTACAGTGTGgctattgcttttctttatCGTCCGTTCATTCAACGGTTAACTATTCATTTGAATTGAAATAACTAGTGTAAGTATAAATTCTCATAACATCCTCACACGACGGACGGTTTACATTCAGTTATAGAATTCAGTTATATTCAGGGCCGGGTTATTCAAAGCTGGGTTTGAAGTGACCCAGGGTTAGTGCCAAacttgaattcagatttgaaagcttaaaaattaaattcaggttaattcTTTCTGTCACCAAGTTGATGACAGAAAAATAACGGagaaaattgtccgagaaaatgcttttgaacagaagaaaaagaaacacggGTTAAATTTAAGCCtaggttaagcgctaatcggccttcgaacaactgggcccagacgATTGCTCTTGAAATTGTAAACAAAAGATTAACATATTGGCTTCACATATAGATTTTGAGATGTCGATCAACCCTTCTCCATTATTCGCCGTAATAGAAGTAGTGATCCGATCTGTGAAATATATCAAGCTGGGAGACGGCATCACGCGATTTTGAAGGGAGAATCAATTGAATACTTATTGAGTCGCTGATCGCTATATTTACTAATGACCTTTTAAGTAAACATATGTATGAAATGAACTGTGAAATGAACTAAGAAAACTTGCCGTGTGCCTAATTGTTATTCAGCGATCTGTCTAGATATTAGCTTGATTGGAAACCAAGAGCGTTTAGTATCATTCTTTCAATATCAAACATTCTTCGATGTTGCTTTCCATGGTTCTgtcaaaaagcaaaaatttagtTTTCTCTGCGAGTTATTAGTCGTTTCTGGTAATCTCGCTTCACCTAAGATGACCCGGCGGATATTCACAAAAAGATCCATGCCGTTAGCTTTGATAGTGATTTGTAGTATGTGGAACAAGTCTACTCTGTCGTGCAGTTGCAATGTCGGTAAGTTTACACTGATTCTTTATCCCGATGTTGACATCGATATGGCGAGCTGTTATATCTTACGCTATTTATTTTGAGTGCAAACACAATCAGACTCTCTACTTCCTTGACCTGCTTTCTTcgttaaaatattattatgtatatatatatttttcattttggtcaCAGATTGAGTGATATGTAAATCCTGTCATTAGACGATCACTTTCACTAACattaaaaagagtttttttccgATCGAAGAGGAGTCATATTGTATCCCAGGGTTTCAGTGCAGCTCTGTAAGTTTTAAGGGTAACTGAATGCTGCTTTTACTCTTCTGGCATTAACTAGGCGACAACAATATACACTGTAGTTTGCATTCTGAAATGATTATAACTTTTGGATCGTTTTCGCGCTCCAGTAGGCGCACGAATACTTCTGAGTGTTTGTGAAATCGATAGTTTCAAAACACCTTTGGAAATTTCTGTTTACTGAATCATTCGTTtcaatcaatgtttttttttttacatcacaAATGTTTATGTTGAAATTGACGTTCGAGATATTGATAAAAGGGACAACCGAGATTATATTGAGAGTGATAAGTCGAAAATGATTAGTGGGACTCCGTGGTTGGTCTGACtgcaaaattaatgtaaattagACTGAGATTAAGCGGAAAATTACAATAGTTTATTTACCAAAAAAAGTTATCTGTAGGTACACGATGTTAATCAGAGAACTGATTTGGCGATgaagattttttaaagaaaaaagtagCAAGAAGATGGTTTAGTTTATTTCTCTGTCTAAACTGTCTTTTATAAATTCCTTATCTACCTTCTGCTGATGACCAATAGGAACTAAAATGTAAGCAAGAGTTCTGAGGACATCACTTGCTCGAGCTGAGTTTGACGACTTCGCTATCGCAGCCAAATCCAAGATCTCTTATACCAAAGGCCCAGAATGTGGTTGACTGGCTACGGAGTGACTCCTAACGTACAAATGGAATTTATCACATTTACTAACTGTTCAATGCATTTGTGTCATTCTTATAGCATCTTTGAATGAGCTTGGGATTGAGGATGGCCACATTCCTGATCAGTCTATGACAGCTTCTTCAAGATTGGATAATAATCACGGAGCTGGACGAGGAAGGCTTAACCAGGGACCTACCGGTTCTCAGGGCACTGCTTGGTGTGCTGGGGAAACTGACAATGTTCAGTATCTGCAGATAGATCTCAGTGAGTACAATCACCGCCACAATGTTGACACTTACCATCACAAAGCAAAACTGGCACTGCAGGAACATAATTCGttataaaatgagaaattacaTGGAAAATGAACGATTTATTTTACAAACCTTTCAGTGAAACCAAACTGCTAGAAAGTGAATGAATTCGTCTCCTTCAATTGATGAAATCCATATCAAATGTAGGACTCTAAGTTTTAAGTTCGTATATTTCGTCCATGAGAAAATAACTCCACGCGCGATTACATTCAAGTTATAAATGAGACCTCGCTTTTTATCTCTTATAATTTTAAAGGATAAGAGAATCATATATCGCTCTGAGTTAGAAAATCTTTAATGCAACATGTTTCGCCGCAAGAGCTAAGAAACAACATTTTCAATTACACTTTCGATATCTCCTAGTATATACCTCGCGAGTGACTCACGTTGCCACACAAGGTCTGAATGACCCACCAAAGGAAGTAAATGGAAGCAACATTAACAGCTGGGTTAAAGAATATTCCCTCGAATATAGTTCTGACGGGAAAACATACAATGGATACTATTTCGATAAGGACTTAAAGGTGAGATAATATTCAACACACAAATGGCACTGAGCTATTGTCCAAGACGGACAGGTTGGGAAACTAATAAGTCAAATGATGGATAGATGGATGGTGGAATGGCTAGATGGTTTATAATCAATCAAACCTTCCAATGATAAAagttgttatcattattattattattattaatatatagatttagccagggctaaaagcgaagctcctattaactcgaatttataattcaaatcaaacaataaacttgtattccacaaatcagttaactttagagcacataaGAGTGAACttcatcttacatcgagttgatagcctttatatgtacacccaaaaaatagcaatcatcttcgatcacatttaagagccataatggctcttgatcacagtagattaagCCTGGAAAACACCTGCGCCGTtttcatcatacagacctcggacagaatgcagtgtttcacaattttgcaatacaaattgcactcattcaatattcaggacgatcaaagcacgtgtgggcttttagcgaaatcgtcaaaaaaatttccaaaatcacctatacggctagccagttctcacttttgacaagtcgactgtttaaattaagattaatatagttatacgcttcaacacaataaagaatttattataaagatctgtaatcttcaaaagcgtttgataggcgcggcattttgactactcttgCAAGcaatgttcatgagcgactgaaaacaaacggcacagcgattaaaattgcaaaagagactacttacaatcaataaagaaagggaaaataattcggggaaacatatacagagacaacaattttcattcacgaagacaagtattacaCATGTAAAGTGtttctgaaaatccttgtttacgttttaagccggcttcccagtgtttgcttttttcaaagacgaactcgcggcaagaaaatcgctcaaagctttcttttacagccagaattgtaaccaaatattctttggaacgttttctttctatttgcggtgagaaaatgtctaaaggctttttaaagttccataagctgataatcaaacctgatactcggtcactctcggtcagatcattgtctcaaatcttacaaacgtgcataaacccaatagccgcgtaaactacgttcgacttcattaaattagatataaaaaacaaacaaatacaataattactcaggcttaccttttgagatgcactgaaaactatcaagtaaggccagaaccgcttcagacttttcaaccgtcttacgcatcaagcaaggtgaaaaacgaaaacgatgccatccgaatcggatttccgactttgcaAAGCGACGtgtttctcaaccaaaaacccaataaacaaactagccatgaataacagaagactcttgatagcagctgaatttcactttgtacatttagtggaaaaagacagttaaaaacatcacaaagttgacacaaaactctgtcagcttcagctgtcaaagtaaacaagtttcaagatgctgcataaattttccgcgtgaactcacctgtcaaattttgaccaatcagagtataaaaattggacgtagagcgtgaccaacgcgtgaccttggtgggaaaagtcaaaagcaactagcatgtcctccctgcctataaaaactggcttaattcttagcttccgaggtcagtttgaaatcaaaattttaattgtgcggcacatataaaacacaacataattcatatgaattgaaaaattaaacttgagcctgcaatcatttgaaaactagtaacttgtcagcggataactttaaaaagatactcgacctcgatgggtcgacacctgagcccgcgatatgatcaggtgatactggtcagcggataccctgttttgacagctgtcaattgatcacaagattgatgtgcaatatgtctgcaatatcagtcttcctgtgctcccaaactagaaagtgtgattgaacattggttgccctgtggtgcggacggacgggcgggctgagggcggtgtacggtcacgtgattaccaaattttctgggatgggtagatttacttacccatggtgctccgcaggcgcgcttcgcgcgccagagctccgctattactatgttgttgttgtattttaacTCATGTTttgttaacatatttttttataactggTGAATAAAATACTTAAGTCGTTGCGGTTGAAAGTCAAGGGTGCTGTTAAAACCTAATAAACCAATGCTGAGTATTCAGCTCCAATGTCGTTTGACAGAGGTGATCTAAAGCCCAaagatttttaagaaaatgaaagagcTAGAGGAAAGAATTAGGCCGATGAGCCTCAGTGTAGTTCAGTCTTGTTTGTCATGATCAAAACATCTGGGCTGCTCCTCGTGTTTGAAACTTCATAAAACACTCTTGCTAGTTTATTATCAAACTTTACTTTATTATCACTGCAGTCATGTCATTAATTGtaataacctttttttaaattaagattacCTTTTCTTCACTGTTCGTTTTTCTTAGGTATTCGATGGCAACAAAGATGGTGGCTCCATTTCATGCTGCGAACTCCCTTACCCAATGGTGGTTAGATATGTACGATTCAAGCCTATCTCTTGGGTAGACAACATCTGCTTAAGAGTTGGAATATATGGAATTGGGAATGTCACGGGTGAGGTTATCtcaatatatgaaaaaaaggctaaaaatcACCGCCAAAGACGGTGCAGTGTTCGATCAACTCTGTTTAACCTCGGATCAAAACTAAGGATCTTGATCACAGTCAAAAAAGGCTAATGAATGGACCGATAAAAATATGTCAAAAAGACCAAAGTTACATAAGTAACTCGGGAAAAATTGTGAAAGGTTTCGACCAAGGAGTCATTTTGTAAGTAGGAGGAGCATtgaactgacgtgatacaactcactttgactccagTGAAggtgactaccgcacaggttatcgaacgtcagtcactgtcaacaaaaacAGTCCAATTCAGGACTATGATCAGCCGAACGATCATGCTCCTCCTACTTAATTGTAACTCGAGTAAGTAAGTCAAGTCTTTTCATGCTTTCAGATCAGCCCTTACAGACAaacatcctttttttttattatttcaatatATCATTAACTTTACAGAACACCAAAATCTATTTATTTACGCGCCGTTTTATCTCTTAAACCACTGTAATATAATCATCTCATACTTATATCTTACTTTTGCTTTTTTCCGATAGCCCATGCCGAAATAACTGAAGATGAAATAGCTATTCGCCACTACTGGTGGTGTAAgtagatttatttattttctgttgaattaACTGTCATCACAGCTTTTTCAGTGGTATGAATTCCCCAGGGATAAAATTCATTGTATGCCTTTGGTTAATCGTTATACGAAAGACCCTCTCCACTTACACAGCCGCCCAatctgttgttgctgttgttgctgttgttcttGTTGGTTAAtaattagtttgtttttttgttgcagGGCCTCTGATGTGGGTTCTTATTATCGTTCTGCTTATTATTGTCATAATGGTCTGCTGCTGTTATCCTCGAATTAAAAAGAAGTAAGATCAGTTGCTTTCTGtagctattttttatttcaataaacaaCGGGGTATATATTCTCCAACTATGGACATTTTCGAGATACGTACATTAATTCTATCGCCCAAGCACTACTATTTAAGCCAATAAAGCAGTTTATGTGTAAAAATCACAAATGTCATGACATGAATAATGGCCCATTTATATCCGACTCACGGTCTCCGTTTGTGATATGCATTTCCGATCTGAGACATGTCTTTTgccaaatacaaaaatacatacaaaaacaaatgcattaaaaaatgaataaataaataaataagtaaataaaaacgTAAATAATCAATTAGCCCCTTTTATGAATGAGAAGGAAGCTGGACcaagttaacttttgcaaagacttctggaacTGTTACTGTGGAGAGGGAAAAAGTCGGTCTattctttgttttcactgtcacgccgtcaaaaataaaaatgcaaaaccaatcaatacagaaagtccagaatctagCACTCggaagaagataaatatacaaaacgCCTCttcaagaatcaggtctgtgcgatatttcatatgcgagatattcggaaaaacgttttgccaaattttataaagctttgtttggagacgccatgttggtgtccctttgaggggcacCGGCcaccggaaaccaacagaaacatctggtgttgagttttcctactaatgcgtgaattcatcACTTAAGGAATTCATGAAGATTAAAGTACCATTTGCTCTGaaacaaggaatgtttagatagcaaaatctcaaaaaatcggtaatgtttttaacccacttAAGAAGTTTCCCGGCCTTTCTCAGCTAAAGTGCCACGTCTCGCAAAAGCccggaaattcaagcgtcctctacCGCAAAACGAAGAGCCTTTAATTCCGAGCGGAAAATATTAAGAgctgtaatacctcatgaaggtagaaactcagaagaaccTATAgtttcaggagcccatgggcCATTGGCTCCTTGGCTgatagtttaatttttcttagctTGAATTTAAGTGACGTGATGTGAAAACCGATAATAGTATAGCAGACCAGTGCATCCCCAGTGACGATCTCAAAAACAATTATGGCACGCATTTTAGCTCCAATTCCCTTCTCATTTCTGAAGAGGCGAATGTCCGTATTTTCTGTATTTGGTTTCCTTTCTTAGCCTAGCTCCTTATGCTGTTTTGTAGGCGATCTTTACACCCGAGACCAAGTAGGAAAAGCGAGAAGAAGAGACCGTCGTTTTATACAAACCCAATCGCACCACACTCCTCGATACGGAGTGGGCAAGTTATAATTGCTTTGGAGGAGTTACAGGACGGTGCTGTACCAGAAGGGAACTATGAAGAACCTGAAGACGAAGTACAGGAGGTAGGTGGTGAATTATCGGTAGGGAatttaagcaacgacgtttcAGCGAGCGACGAACGTCAACCGGATGTGGATTTTTCTCACTCCTCGCCGGGCCGCGATTTTGCAGAACAAATTCTTGGGCAAATCGtctttgcttcttttctttttgttttattttttctataacAACGTTATTGCATTTAGGTTTTTACCTATTGCACAAGGTGAACACCATGATTTTTACGAAATTGCGCAATTTTCTATCGTATTTCAGGTCGTCGCCCACTTTACCGGTGACGGTTTCTCCAACAAACATGGCGTCACTCACTTTTCTGTGGCAGATGAGGACGAAGATGAATCTCCTGCGGCCCAGCCGGATAAAGATCGAAAACGGCAAAGTCAGGAAGTTCCGGAGAACTCTCAGCCCCAGCTGGCCCCCATAAGAGTCTACGAGACCGAGCCTAACAGAGAAGATTCAGTTGGTGCGCGGGGAAAACCTCGCAGGGGACCGTCTCAACATATATACGAGACTGTTAACTAGGTACATAGACGTTTGGTCACTCACCGCGGGCCTTCACTTGAGGGCCTTTAAAACGACTTTCTTTCGTACGTGAACCTAAAGGAATGAGAACTGGTCATAATAGGCCAAAACAAGGTTAAGttctcagcctttgatatggaaattatttttcattcttatgcaaataaaactcagtttcgcaagaaaggttgtgcacttagTCTCATTTCGAAAATgggggtttttggaactcagaagtGGCTTATTTGATGTTAGCAATACCTTTTACTAATTGCCCCTGGCAATATCTTCTCAAACGCATTTTTAAGCGAGTCCAATCTTTTTCTGGTCACAGGCCATAAAAACCccaaaattcctaaaataccGTTTACAAGTCGAGACTTCCAGACCTTCGcgtataaaataataaaattagataaaacagataaatgaaattaatagtCTTCACATACATGAATTATTTGTCATTGCtgaaacatatcaaaaactaaCTCAAAAAAGTCTTATTTTGAATTTCACAACCACGCCTAAAAACATGCCTGACT
This window contains:
- the LOC140923048 gene encoding uncharacterized protein, whose product is MTRRIFTKRSMPLALIVICSMWNKSTLSCSCNVASLNELGIEDGHIPDQSMTASSRLDNNHGAGRGRLNQGPTGSQGTAWCAGETDNVQYLQIDLIYTSRVTHVATQGLNDPPKEVNGSNINSWVKEYSLEYSSDGKTYNGYYFDKDLKVFDGNKDGGSISCCELPYPMVVRYVRFKPISWVDNICLRVGIYGIGNVTAHAEITEDEIAIRHYWWWPLMWVLIIVLLIIVIMVCCCYPRIKKKRSLHPRPSRKSEKKRPSFYTNPIAPHSSIRSGQVIIALEELQDGAVPEGNYEEPEDEVQEVVAHFTGDGFSNKHGVTHFSVADEDEDESPAAQPDKDRKRQSQEVPENSQPQLAPIRVYETEPNREDSVGARGKPRRGPSQHIYETVN